In Martelella mediterranea DSM 17316, the following are encoded in one genomic region:
- the manD gene encoding D-mannonate dehydratase ManD, whose product MKITDVKVIVSSPGRNFVTVKIFTDEGLTGIGDATLNGREKAVVAYLEDHLVPILIGRDPSRIEDTWQYFYKGAYWRRGPVTMAAIAGIDTALWDIKAKAAGMPLYQLLGGASREKMLCYTHAQGTEISEAVEAVAEKIEQGYHAVRAQVGIPGLPAVYGTDKSATNVAALNNLPHEEVWSTPKYLRHIPKLFAALREKLGDDVELLHDAHHRLTPLEAARLGRDLEPYRLFWLEDTVAAEHQEGFRLIRKHTVTPLAVGEVFNTIWDARLLIEEQLIDYIRMTTVHAGGVTPLRRIMDFASVYNVRTACHGAMDMSPVCLAANLHLGLWAPNFGIQEYTPYLPETLEVFPGAWTAKDGYLHPGNAPGHGVEIDEALAARYPYERSYLPVNRLEDGTLWHW is encoded by the coding sequence ATGAAAATCACCGACGTCAAAGTCATCGTCAGCTCCCCCGGACGCAACTTCGTCACCGTCAAAATCTTCACCGACGAGGGCCTCACCGGCATCGGCGACGCCACCCTGAACGGTCGCGAAAAAGCCGTCGTCGCCTATCTCGAGGACCATCTGGTGCCGATCCTGATCGGCCGTGACCCATCGCGGATCGAAGACACGTGGCAGTATTTCTACAAGGGCGCCTACTGGCGGCGCGGCCCGGTCACCATGGCCGCGATCGCCGGCATCGACACCGCGCTCTGGGACATCAAGGCCAAGGCCGCCGGCATGCCGCTTTACCAACTCCTCGGCGGGGCAAGCCGCGAGAAGATGCTGTGCTACACTCATGCCCAGGGCACGGAGATTTCCGAAGCCGTTGAGGCGGTCGCCGAAAAGATCGAGCAGGGCTACCACGCTGTGCGCGCGCAGGTCGGCATTCCCGGGCTTCCGGCCGTCTACGGCACCGACAAGTCGGCGACCAACGTCGCCGCGCTCAACAACCTGCCGCATGAGGAAGTCTGGTCGACGCCGAAATATCTGCGGCACATCCCAAAGCTGTTTGCGGCACTGCGGGAAAAGCTCGGCGACGACGTCGAGCTGCTGCACGATGCCCACCACCGCCTGACGCCGCTAGAAGCCGCGCGTCTTGGCAGGGACCTCGAGCCCTACCGGCTGTTCTGGCTGGAAGATACGGTCGCGGCCGAGCATCAGGAGGGTTTCCGTCTGATCCGCAAGCACACCGTGACGCCGCTTGCCGTCGGCGAGGTGTTCAACACCATCTGGGACGCAAGGCTCTTAATCGAGGAACAGCTCATCGACTACATCCGCATGACCACGGTGCATGCCGGCGGGGTGACGCCGCTGCGCCGGATCATGGATTTCGCCTCGGTCTACAATGTCCGCACCGCCTGCCATGGCGCGATGGACATGTCGCCGGTCTGCCTTGCGGCGAACCTGCATCTCGGCCTCTGGGCGCCAAATTTCGGCATTCAGGAGTATACGCCCTATCTGCCGGAAACGCTGGAGGTCTTCCCCGGTGCATGGACGGCAAAGGACGGCTATCTCCACCCCGGAAACGCACCCGGTCACGGCGTCGAGATCGACGAAGCGCTGGCGGCAAGATACCCCTACGAGCGTTCCTACCTGCCGGTGAACCGGCTGGAAGACGGCACGCTCTGGCACTGGTGA
- a CDS encoding ABC transporter ATP-binding protein yields MSDNTILKVENLKTSFPTRRGVFKAVDDVSFTLERGRTLAIVGESGSGKSVTARSILQIIDYPGRIDSGAIHFTRADGSTVDIATLDPRGRAIRDIRGKEIAMIFQEPMSSLSPVHRVGDQIGEALRIHERISRVDERLRVIELLKQVEIPNPETAIDRYTFEFSGGMRQRVMIAMALACNPHLLIADEPTTALDVTTQAEILDLIRRLQKAHGMAVIFITHDMGVVAEIADDVLVMYRGKVRESGPVEQIFHAPQDDYTRDLIGSVVKLEQKAEIRLKRDPLPTDDAPLLAVKDMTLTFPNGLTAVDNVSLTVRSGETLGIVGESGSGKTTMGRCLLRIYEPDAGCVEFRRADGQIDEVLGASSAKLKSIRREIRMIFQDPVGSLSPRKTVGEIIAEPLRLAGMRGKEREDEVCRLMEQVGLEPSWRERYPHAFSGGQRQRIGIARAISVKPRLIIADEATSALDVSLRSQMLDLMMQLQDEMGLSYIFISHDMSVIRYMCDRVAVMYRGQIVETGGTEQVVNDPQHRYTQALLSAIPNPDPRHPRLRDRFRYVAETAAP; encoded by the coding sequence ATGAGCGACAACACCATCCTGAAGGTCGAGAACCTGAAGACCTCGTTTCCGACGCGACGCGGCGTGTTCAAGGCGGTCGACGATGTCTCCTTCACGCTCGAACGCGGCCGCACGCTGGCGATCGTCGGGGAAAGCGGCTCGGGCAAGTCGGTCACCGCCCGCTCGATCCTGCAGATCATCGACTATCCCGGCCGCATCGACAGTGGCGCCATCCACTTCACCCGCGCCGATGGCTCGACCGTCGATATCGCGACGCTCGATCCGCGCGGCCGCGCCATCCGCGACATTCGCGGCAAGGAGATCGCGATGATCTTCCAGGAGCCGATGAGTTCGCTCTCGCCGGTTCACCGGGTCGGCGACCAGATCGGCGAGGCGTTGCGCATCCACGAGAGGATCTCGCGCGTCGACGAGCGCCTGCGCGTCATCGAGCTCCTGAAGCAGGTGGAAATTCCGAACCCGGAAACGGCGATCGACCGCTACACGTTCGAGTTTTCCGGCGGCATGCGCCAGCGGGTCATGATCGCGATGGCGCTCGCCTGCAACCCGCATCTGCTGATCGCCGACGAGCCGACGACGGCGCTCGATGTCACCACCCAAGCGGAAATCCTCGACCTGATCCGCAGACTGCAGAAGGCCCATGGCATGGCGGTGATCTTCATCACCCACGACATGGGCGTGGTCGCCGAAATCGCCGACGACGTGCTGGTGATGTATCGCGGCAAGGTGCGCGAGAGCGGCCCGGTCGAGCAGATATTCCATGCGCCCCAGGACGATTATACCCGCGACCTTATCGGTTCTGTGGTCAAGCTCGAGCAGAAGGCCGAGATCCGGCTGAAGCGCGATCCGCTACCGACGGACGACGCCCCGCTGCTCGCCGTCAAGGACATGACGCTAACCTTCCCCAACGGTCTGACGGCGGTCGACAATGTGTCACTGACGGTCCGCTCCGGCGAGACGCTCGGCATCGTCGGCGAGAGCGGATCCGGCAAGACCACGATGGGCCGCTGCCTGCTGCGCATCTATGAACCCGATGCCGGGTGCGTCGAATTCCGCCGCGCCGACGGCCAAATCGATGAGGTGCTGGGTGCAAGCAGCGCAAAGCTGAAATCGATTCGCCGCGAAATCCGGATGATCTTTCAGGACCCCGTCGGCTCGCTCAGCCCCCGCAAGACCGTGGGAGAGATCATCGCCGAGCCGCTGAGACTGGCAGGCATGCGCGGCAAGGAGCGGGAAGACGAGGTCTGCCGGCTGATGGAACAGGTCGGGCTGGAGCCTTCCTGGCGCGAGCGCTATCCGCATGCCTTTTCCGGTGGCCAGCGCCAGCGCATCGGCATCGCCCGTGCCATATCGGTCAAACCGCGGCTGATCATCGCCGACGAGGCGACCTCGGCGCTCGACGTGTCGCTGCGTTCGCAGATGCTCGACCTGATGATGCAACTCCAGGACGAGATGGGCCTCTCCTACATCTTCATCTCCCATGACATGTCGGTGATCCGCTACATGTGCGACCGGGTGGCCGTGATGTATCGCGGCCAGATCGTCGAGACCGGGGGGACCGAACAGGTCGTCAATGATCCGCAACACCGCTACACCCAGGCGCTGCTTTCCGCCATTCCCAATCCCGATCCCCGCCATCCGAGGCTGCGCGACCGGTTCAGATATGTCGCCGAAACGGCGGCTCCATAA
- a CDS encoding ABC transporter permease, producing MTDTATPAADVLRDPRANELAVAGQWKLFWLRFRRHRLAVVSLIVVIALYLIAAFAQFIAPFDPNETNARFTYAPPQSVSLFYDGRFAPHVSGLEMTLNKESMRREFTHDADHPVFIDFLAPSEPYTLLGFLTVETRLFGINDPKRGDSLYLFGADRLGRDIFSRVIYGAQISLSIGLVGVFLSLILGVTIGGISGFFGGFTDVVIQRIIELLRSIPTIPLWMGLAAAIPVGWPPLRTYFFITLIVSLIGWTALAREVRGKFLSMRNEDFVTAARLDGMGEIAIIFHHLVPSFISHIIATLTLAIPTMILAETALSFLGIGLQPPIISWGTLLQEAQNIRAVAQAPWLLFTPAAAIVIAVLALNFLGDGLRDAADPYGATS from the coding sequence ATGACCGACACAGCCACTCCCGCAGCGGATGTCCTTCGCGATCCGCGCGCCAACGAACTCGCGGTCGCCGGCCAGTGGAAACTGTTCTGGCTGCGCTTCCGGCGCCATCGCCTCGCCGTGGTCAGCCTGATCGTCGTGATCGCGCTCTATCTGATCGCGGCCTTTGCTCAGTTCATCGCGCCGTTCGACCCGAACGAAACCAATGCCCGTTTCACCTATGCGCCACCGCAGTCCGTCTCGCTTTTCTACGACGGCCGCTTCGCGCCGCATGTCTCGGGGCTCGAAATGACGCTCAACAAGGAATCCATGCGTCGGGAATTCACCCATGATGCCGATCATCCGGTGTTCATCGATTTCCTGGCACCGTCCGAGCCCTATACGCTGTTGGGATTCCTGACCGTTGAAACCCGGCTGTTCGGCATAAACGACCCCAAGCGCGGTGATAGTCTCTACCTTTTCGGGGCAGACAGGCTTGGGCGCGACATCTTCTCGCGGGTGATCTACGGTGCACAGATATCGCTCTCGATCGGCCTCGTCGGCGTTTTCCTGAGCCTTATCCTCGGCGTCACCATCGGCGGTATCTCGGGCTTCTTTGGCGGCTTCACCGATGTCGTCATCCAGCGCATCATCGAGCTGCTCCGCTCGATCCCGACCATCCCGCTGTGGATGGGGCTGGCGGCCGCCATTCCGGTTGGCTGGCCACCGCTTCGGACCTATTTCTTCATTACCCTGATCGTCTCGCTGATCGGCTGGACTGCGCTTGCCCGCGAGGTGCGGGGCAAGTTCCTGTCGATGCGCAACGAGGATTTCGTCACCGCCGCGAGGCTCGACGGCATGGGCGAAATCGCGATCATCTTTCATCATCTCGTTCCCTCCTTCATCAGCCACATCATCGCGACGCTGACGCTTGCCATCCCGACCATGATCCTCGCCGAAACGGCGCTCTCCTTCCTCGGCATCGGACTCCAGCCGCCGATCATCTCCTGGGGCACGCTCTTGCAGGAGGCTCAGAACATCCGCGCGGTCGCGCAGGCGCCATGGCTCTTGTTCACGCCCGCCGCCGCGATCGTCATCGCCGTGCTGGCCCTGAACTTCCTCGGCGATGGCCTGCGCGATGCCGCCGATCCCTATGGAGCGACCTCATGA
- a CDS encoding ABC transporter permease produces the protein MLTFLAKRLLYAVPTLFAVSIIAFIIIQLPPGDYLTTLMADWASQGGAVEAGTVAAMRERYGLDQPIYIQYYKWIWGILTRGDFGMSFEYGKPVSDLIWSRLGFSFLLAFLTLIFSWVIAVPIGILSAVRQYSIADYAATFIAFVFLALPNFVLALALMYAMSSWFGQSVGGLFSPAYIDAPWSCAKLWDFAKHVWLPVFAIGTGSLAALVRIMRANLLDELRKPYVTTARAKGVSEFQLLMRYPVRIALNPLISALGWILPAAVSTEILVSVVMSLPTTGPLLLRSLLAQDMYLAGSLILLISVLTIIGTLVSDILLAIADPRIRLQ, from the coding sequence ATGCTCACTTTTCTGGCAAAACGGCTGCTCTACGCCGTCCCGACACTGTTTGCAGTGTCGATCATCGCCTTCATCATCATCCAGCTTCCGCCCGGTGATTACCTCACCACGCTAATGGCCGACTGGGCGAGCCAGGGTGGCGCGGTGGAAGCCGGCACGGTCGCCGCCATGCGCGAACGCTACGGCCTCGATCAGCCGATCTACATCCAGTACTACAAGTGGATATGGGGTATTCTGACCCGCGGTGACTTCGGCATGTCATTCGAATACGGCAAGCCGGTCTCCGACCTGATCTGGTCGCGGCTCGGTTTCTCGTTCCTGCTCGCCTTCCTGACGCTGATCTTCTCCTGGGTGATCGCCGTGCCGATCGGCATTCTGTCGGCCGTGCGCCAGTACTCGATCGCCGACTACGCCGCCACCTTCATAGCCTTCGTGTTCCTGGCGCTGCCGAATTTCGTGCTGGCGCTGGCGCTGATGTATGCGATGTCGTCCTGGTTCGGACAGAGTGTCGGCGGGCTGTTCTCACCGGCCTACATTGATGCGCCGTGGAGCTGCGCCAAGCTTTGGGACTTCGCCAAGCATGTCTGGCTGCCCGTCTTCGCGATCGGCACGGGCTCGCTTGCCGCCCTCGTCAGGATCATGCGCGCCAACCTTCTTGATGAGCTGCGCAAGCCCTACGTCACCACCGCGCGTGCCAAGGGTGTTTCTGAATTCCAGCTGCTGATGCGCTATCCGGTGCGTATCGCGCTCAACCCACTGATCTCGGCGCTCGGCTGGATCCTGCCCGCCGCCGTGTCGACCGAGATCCTGGTTTCCGTGGTCATGAGCCTGCCTACCACAGGGCCGCTGCTTCTGCGCTCGCTACTCGCCCAGGACATGTATCTCGCCGGATCGCTCATCCTGTTGATCTCGGTCCTGACCATCATCGGAACGCTGGTCTCCGACATTCTCCTGGCAATCGCCGACCCTAGGATCAGACTGCAATGA
- a CDS encoding ABC transporter substrate-binding protein → MILSKALKRAALSTALALAFASAAGAVDYHQAPMLDEKVADGTLPPVAERLPENPYVETMVDSIGDYGGTLRTTILANGDHYNLTRTVANELLVRWDPAWEKIEPSLAEEVTVSEDATTYTIKLRKGLKWSDGEPFTVDDIMFWYEDVFMNESLTPSKSSSFVAGGEPVKVTKIDDDTVEFKFAVPYGLFLQQLAYGQGHQPVIFPKHYLKQFHEKYNAEGIPALLDENPAANDWVSLFNSKVSLTFQPAYWQNVDLPTMNPWILTVPYADGERVAVTRNPYYWKVDPDGNQLPYIDNVTWAKVDDPQLMVLKMTSGEFDFAFRHINNATFRSVLYDGQESGNYHFIDVQDLPANDAVLLLNLNTDDPVKHEIFNNKDFRIALSHAIDRQDIIDLIYVGQGRPAQVAVQPSHELYNETQATQYTEYDPDLANEMLDQIMPEKDGEGFRLGPDGNRFTINFMVSDVFGLSYPDVMQMVQEYAADVGLDIQIRTTDRARLNTMWSANEQDAYIWNCVGGLSEVYTDVRCYMPFQHADIFFATKWSDWYSDHAKGEEPPENVKELMAAYDKVNEAVSDEDRKARMEEFLELSANAFLNIGIVSPEPKYMMVSNDLKNVYDGIPINGILWHPAPTLSQWYFDDGE, encoded by the coding sequence ATGATTCTGTCGAAAGCACTGAAGCGAGCCGCATTGTCGACGGCTCTGGCGCTGGCGTTTGCAAGCGCGGCGGGCGCGGTGGATTATCACCAGGCACCTATGTTGGATGAAAAGGTTGCCGATGGCACGCTGCCGCCGGTCGCCGAACGCCTGCCGGAGAACCCCTATGTCGAGACCATGGTCGATTCCATCGGCGATTACGGCGGCACGCTGCGCACCACCATTCTCGCCAATGGCGACCATTACAATCTGACCCGCACGGTCGCAAACGAGCTTCTGGTGCGGTGGGACCCGGCCTGGGAAAAGATCGAACCGTCGCTGGCCGAAGAGGTCACCGTCTCAGAAGACGCGACGACTTACACGATCAAGCTGCGCAAGGGCCTGAAATGGTCAGATGGCGAGCCCTTCACCGTCGACGACATCATGTTCTGGTACGAAGACGTGTTCATGAACGAGTCGCTGACGCCTTCCAAGAGCTCGAGCTTTGTTGCCGGCGGCGAGCCGGTGAAGGTCACCAAAATCGACGACGACACTGTCGAGTTCAAATTCGCCGTGCCCTATGGCCTGTTCCTGCAGCAGCTTGCCTATGGCCAGGGCCACCAGCCGGTGATCTTCCCGAAGCACTACCTCAAGCAGTTCCACGAAAAGTATAATGCCGAAGGCATTCCGGCGCTTCTGGACGAAAATCCGGCCGCCAATGATTGGGTGTCGCTGTTCAACTCCAAGGTCTCGCTGACCTTCCAGCCGGCCTATTGGCAGAATGTCGACCTTCCGACCATGAACCCGTGGATCCTGACGGTGCCCTATGCCGACGGCGAGCGCGTGGCGGTGACCCGCAACCCCTATTATTGGAAGGTCGATCCGGACGGCAACCAGCTTCCCTATATCGATAACGTGACTTGGGCGAAGGTCGACGATCCGCAGCTCATGGTGCTGAAGATGACCTCGGGCGAGTTCGATTTCGCCTTCCGCCACATCAACAACGCCACCTTCCGTTCTGTTCTTTATGATGGCCAGGAAAGCGGCAATTACCACTTCATCGATGTTCAGGACCTGCCCGCCAACGATGCGGTTCTTCTGCTGAACCTCAACACCGATGATCCGGTCAAGCACGAGATCTTTAACAACAAGGACTTCCGCATCGCGCTCAGCCATGCGATCGATCGTCAGGACATCATCGACCTGATCTATGTGGGTCAGGGCCGGCCGGCCCAGGTTGCGGTGCAGCCTTCGCACGAACTCTACAACGAGACCCAGGCCACCCAATACACCGAGTATGATCCCGATCTCGCCAACGAGATGCTGGACCAGATCATGCCTGAAAAGGACGGCGAAGGCTTCCGCCTCGGCCCCGACGGCAATCGCTTCACCATCAACTTCATGGTGTCCGACGTCTTCGGTCTGTCCTATCCGGACGTCATGCAGATGGTGCAGGAATACGCCGCCGATGTCGGCCTCGACATCCAGATCCGCACCACCGACCGCGCGCGCCTCAACACCATGTGGAGCGCCAACGAGCAGGACGCCTATATCTGGAATTGCGTCGGCGGGCTCTCCGAAGTCTATACCGACGTAAGATGCTACATGCCGTTCCAGCATGCCGACATCTTCTTCGCGACCAAATGGTCGGATTGGTATTCGGACCATGCCAAGGGCGAGGAACCGCCGGAAAACGTCAAGGAACTGATGGCGGCCTATGACAAGGTGAACGAGGCCGTGAGCGATGAAGATCGCAAGGCGCGCATGGAGGAATTTCTCGAACTTTCCGCCAACGCCTTCCTCAATATCGGCATCGTCAGCCCGGAACCGAAATACATGATGGTCTCCAACGACCTGAAGAATGTCTATGACGGCATTCCGATCAACGGCATCCTCTGGCATCCGGCCCCGACGCTGAGCCAGTGGTATTTCGACGACGGCGAATAA
- a CDS encoding GntR family transcriptional regulator, with protein MEGRTTRASNEETSVYDRLRDDIVHGRVKPHERLKVSELARRMGTSTNPVREALQQLRGEGFVIMETNRGAWVRPMDADFVRDIVEIEMLIEPKLTRWYVGMATTEDLRFLEQICAEMEALDPESDDAEHSRLDTLFHRRMYDRHYNHHAVELWWRHRDILGAISRPFRISPKRRNDVLREHRALLEALRSQDADAAADIIATHVAAAGRHIIEQMRGSDAGHRLGT; from the coding sequence ATGGAAGGTCGGACGACCAGGGCGTCGAACGAGGAAACGTCGGTCTATGACCGCCTGCGCGATGATATCGTTCACGGTCGCGTCAAGCCGCACGAGCGCTTGAAGGTATCCGAACTCGCTCGGCGCATGGGCACCTCGACCAACCCGGTGCGCGAGGCGTTGCAGCAGCTGCGCGGTGAGGGCTTCGTGATCATGGAGACCAATCGCGGCGCCTGGGTGCGGCCGATGGATGCGGATTTCGTTCGCGACATCGTCGAGATCGAGATGTTGATCGAGCCGAAGCTGACCCGCTGGTATGTCGGCATGGCAACGACAGAAGACCTGCGGTTTCTCGAACAGATATGCGCCGAAATGGAAGCACTCGACCCCGAGAGCGACGATGCCGAACATTCCCGGCTGGATACGCTGTTCCACCGCCGGATGTACGATCGTCACTACAACCACCATGCCGTCGAGCTGTGGTGGCGCCATCGTGATATTCTGGGCGCGATCAGCCGACCCTTCAGGATATCGCCGAAACGCCGGAATGACGTCTTGCGCGAACACCGCGCGCTGCTGGAGGCGCTCCGCAGCCAGGATGCCGACGCGGCCGCCGATATCATCGCCACCCACGTCGCGGCGGCCGGCCGCCATATCATTGAGCAGATGCGCGGCAGCGATGCCGGCCACAGGCTAGGCACCTGA
- a CDS encoding IS110 family transposase yields MIECPEIGVLGRKQIASLAGLAPMTRQSGQWHGKAFIQGGRKFLRDALYMPALIAMHFNTQMEAKYEALKSAGKPGKVALTAIIRKLIELANALIRDDRKWSRNAA; encoded by the coding sequence TTGATCGAATGCCCCGAGATCGGAGTGCTTGGCCGAAAGCAAATCGCCAGCCTTGCGGGTTTGGCGCCCATGACCCGCCAATCGGGTCAATGGCACGGCAAGGCCTTCATTCAGGGGGGACGAAAATTCCTGCGCGACGCTCTCTACATGCCGGCCCTCATCGCCATGCACTTCAACACGCAGATGGAGGCAAAATACGAGGCGCTGAAAAGCGCCGGAAAACCCGGAAAAGTCGCCCTGACAGCAATCATACGAAAGCTCATCGAACTGGCAAACGCACTCATCCGCGATGATCGAAAATGGTCAAGAAATGCAGCTTGA
- a CDS encoding GntR family transcriptional regulator produces MSDTDNPQARRHGDNRSAATLVIDELRTAILHNRLAGGERVRQDAVATQYGVSQMIVREAFKQLTAEGFLKAEPRRGVSVAVLSADEAWEVSQLRALVECQALRWAIPNMVRADFIQCQDVLDALDAASSVDAKISLNARFHAQLYTPARRPKTLELIENLRMNFERYLRFTWEETHHSEQSQAEHRSILELCKIRDTERACDTLRKHILATGDLLVESLNASQRL; encoded by the coding sequence TTGAGCGACACGGATAACCCACAGGCGCGCCGTCATGGCGACAATCGGTCGGCAGCGACCCTCGTCATCGATGAACTGCGGACCGCGATCCTGCACAATCGCCTCGCCGGCGGCGAACGTGTCCGTCAGGATGCGGTTGCAACGCAGTATGGCGTCAGCCAGATGATCGTCAGGGAAGCCTTTAAGCAACTCACCGCCGAAGGTTTCCTGAAGGCCGAGCCGCGGCGCGGCGTCAGCGTCGCGGTCCTCAGCGCAGACGAGGCATGGGAAGTGTCACAGCTCCGCGCGCTTGTGGAGTGCCAGGCCCTGCGATGGGCCATTCCGAATATGGTGCGCGCCGACTTCATCCAATGCCAGGACGTTCTTGACGCGCTGGATGCCGCAAGCTCGGTTGACGCGAAGATCTCGCTCAACGCCCGCTTTCACGCACAACTCTATACCCCCGCCCGGCGGCCGAAAACGCTGGAACTGATCGAAAACCTGCGAATGAATTTCGAACGCTATTTGCGGTTTACCTGGGAAGAGACGCATCATAGCGAACAATCGCAAGCCGAACATCGGTCGATCCTGGAACTGTGCAAGATCCGCGACACCGAACGGGCGTGCGACACGCTTCGCAAGCACATCCTCGCGACCGGCGACTTGCTCGTCGAAAGCCTGAACGCGTCGCAACGTCTTTAG
- a CDS encoding HAD-IA family hydrolase, with translation MLRLSDFDAVTFDVYGTLIDWEPSIVAFLTEWARKAGVKADGEELIMAFDRARAEIQKERPAHLYPEVLRRCFDRISAEFGVPVDAGQREAFSRTPHEWPAYSDASEGLKTLQVRAKIGALSNIDNASLSSSCAKMDIRFDIVVTAERVGAYKPAQEHFDTAIADLDALGIPRSRILHVGQSLRADITPANKLGLKNAWINRPQRLLGLSGEGAAEARPDLTVESLAELLDAIA, from the coding sequence ATGTTGCGACTCTCCGATTTCGACGCCGTCACTTTTGATGTCTATGGGACCCTCATCGACTGGGAGCCTTCCATCGTTGCCTTTCTGACAGAATGGGCAAGGAAGGCCGGCGTGAAGGCGGATGGCGAAGAGCTGATCATGGCCTTCGATCGCGCCAGGGCGGAAATCCAGAAGGAGCGACCGGCTCATCTCTATCCCGAGGTACTGCGCCGCTGCTTCGATCGCATCTCCGCCGAATTCGGCGTCCCGGTGGATGCCGGGCAACGGGAGGCGTTTTCAAGAACGCCGCATGAATGGCCGGCTTATTCCGATGCCTCGGAAGGGCTGAAGACGCTGCAGGTACGCGCCAAAATCGGCGCGCTCTCGAACATCGACAATGCCTCGCTTTCGTCCTCTTGCGCGAAGATGGACATACGGTTCGATATCGTCGTCACGGCCGAAAGGGTGGGCGCCTACAAGCCTGCTCAGGAACATTTCGATACGGCCATCGCCGACCTGGATGCGCTCGGTATCCCGCGCAGCCGCATCCTTCACGTCGGCCAAAGCCTGCGGGCGGACATCACGCCGGCCAACAAGCTGGGGCTGAAAAACGCGTGGATCAATCGCCCGCAAAGGCTGCTCGGACTTTCCGGCGAAGGCGCCGCCGAGGCGCGGCCGGATCTGACGGTCGAAAGCCTGGCCGAACTGCTGGACGCAATCGCCTAA
- a CDS encoding amino acid ABC transporter substrate-binding protein has product MKFRTLSAVAMMAASLLSSTVAFAQSSDAVIDRIREKNAISIGYREASIPFSYIDKEGRPVGYSTDLCKEVAETVKTALDLPDLKIEWVPVNLQNRIPLVANGTVDISCESAVNTIGRQSQVDFSNPFFISHTRFLVKAGSGIAALADLDGKSIALPINSVPERLIKSLVEKDDLNVRIVPVKDNSEGFLALQTGRADAFSTDDILLFGLKNKAVDPAAYEVVGKPLSYDSYGFLVQKNSTVFLTLVNATLARLSREGELQALYGQWFDPMGVPLSPDLATVFHVIAIPE; this is encoded by the coding sequence ATGAAATTTCGCACATTATCCGCGGTCGCAATGATGGCGGCTTCGCTACTCTCGTCGACCGTCGCGTTTGCCCAATCCAGCGACGCGGTGATTGACCGGATCAGGGAGAAGAACGCAATCTCGATCGGCTACCGCGAGGCCTCGATTCCTTTCTCCTACATTGACAAAGAGGGCCGGCCGGTCGGCTATTCGACCGATCTCTGCAAGGAAGTTGCCGAAACGGTGAAGACTGCGCTTGATCTGCCGGACCTGAAGATCGAGTGGGTCCCGGTCAACCTTCAGAACCGGATTCCGCTCGTGGCGAATGGCACGGTCGACATCTCCTGCGAATCGGCCGTCAACACGATCGGCCGGCAGTCGCAGGTCGATTTCTCGAACCCGTTCTTCATCTCCCATACCCGCTTTCTGGTGAAGGCCGGTTCGGGGATAGCAGCACTCGCCGACCTTGACGGCAAGTCTATCGCCTTGCCGATCAATTCGGTTCCGGAGCGGCTGATCAAGTCCCTGGTCGAAAAGGATGACCTCAATGTTCGGATCGTCCCCGTTAAGGATAATTCGGAAGGCTTCCTCGCGCTTCAGACCGGTCGCGCTGATGCATTCTCGACCGACGATATCCTGCTGTTCGGGCTTAAAAACAAGGCGGTTGATCCCGCGGCGTATGAGGTCGTCGGGAAACCGCTCTCCTACGACAGCTACGGTTTTCTCGTCCAGAAAAACAGCACCGTCTTCCTGACCCTCGTGAATGCCACATTGGCGCGGCTTTCGCGCGAGGGGGAATTGCAGGCGCTCTACGGCCAGTGGTTCGACCCGATGGGCGTCCCGCTTTCGCCTGACCTTGCGACAGTCTTTCATGTGATCGCCATTCCGGAATAG